In the Hordeum vulgare subsp. vulgare chromosome 7H, MorexV3_pseudomolecules_assembly, whole genome shotgun sequence genome, one interval contains:
- the LOC123412579 gene encoding uncharacterized protein LOC123412579: MVLPPRLLPAPPMVLPPRLLPTPPMVASLRPAAPFARSQPDPPIDAPRSGMDYPSGVGPSRQMKADDDPGRSLTSLSCSRLEDELYVAAKEVSLDHFKEVVAEETKHSLTSLSCSILMNELYVAAKEVLFDHFKEVVADEITKVLCPQYDGVISQEPADTCESMERSMTPPHVSQMTTCEASSLAAVQNNSPYLALIWQSPSHITMVRLADDPSKQVEDFLSGNHTSERFGACYVAPVKSIQETSKKDMIVDLNDNFHFNTQQCGEHFSSSGIRESRQYHMKQKPLIVPNGKLPSDHASRTNVDTFPTSPLQKKGRTKLIVDLLNTAEAPCTSKSRRELKEKRLTYRREKEKFPTPCRSNRCARTSIDGWQWRIWSQNATIAEKDSVRGWNSTKQILRVEKASPKERSSRNHSPCTDARASRAKVRTILTSSISHQLANYIQMKARIKKLRVERSKIHGWGVLTVKEINCGELIVEYIGEVICKPVLDKRELVYEKAGICDYFFRIDADYVIDATHRGGIARYINHSCEPNCETRVILVNGEKKIFIYAKNKIKAGEELTYNYKFPFDEIKIPCLCGSKRCRGSMN, from the exons ATGGTTCTCCCTCCCCGCCTCCTCCCCGCTCCACCGATGGTTCTCCCTCCCCGCCTCCTCCCCACTCCACCGATGGTTGCCTCCCTGCGACCGGCTGCTCCGTTCGCTCGTTCCCAGCCCGATCCT CCAATAGATGCTCCTCGATCTGGTATGGATTACCCTTCTGGAGTTGGACCTAGCAGGCAAATGAAAGCTGATGACGACCCAGGGCGCAGTTTGACATCACTTTCTTGTTCAAGGCTAGAGGATGAATTATATGTCGCTGCAAAGGAAGTATCGCTTGATCATTTCAAAGAAGTGGTTGCAGAAGAAACAAAACACAGTTTGACATCACTTTCTTGTTCAATACTGATGAATGAATTATATGTAGCTGCAAAGGAAGTATTGTTTGATCATTTCAAAGAAGTGGTTGCAGACGAAATAACAAAAGTCTTGTGTCCTCAGTATGATGGTGTTATTAGTCAG GAACCAGCAGATACATGTGAATCTATGGAGAGGAGTATGACACCGCCACATGTTTCTCAAATGACTACATGTGAAGCATCTAGTTTAGCCGCAGTACAGAATAATTCACCTTATTTGGCACTTATCTGGCAAAGCCCGAGTCATATCACCATGGTACGACTTGCTGACGATCCTTCCAAACAAGTGGAAGATTTCCTGTCAGGTAATCACACTAGTGAGCGTTTTGGCGCCTGTTATGTTGCTCCTGTAAAGAGCATTCAGGAGACGAGCAAGAAGGACATGATAGTGGATCTCAACGACAATTTCCATTTCAATACTCAACAATGCGGGGAACATTTTTCCTCCAGTGGGATAAGGG AAAGCAGACAATATCATATGAAACAAAAGCCTCTTATTGTTCCAAATGGGAAGCTTCCAAGTGATCATGCATCAAGAACCAATGTTGATACTTTTCCCACAAGTCCTCTGCAGAAAAAAGGACGTACGAAGCTGATCGTGGACCTTCTCAATACAGCCGAGGCTCCCTGTACTTCAAAGAGTCGAAGAGAGTTGAAGGAAAAGCGTCTGACTTACCGCAGAGAAAAGGAAAAGTTCCCGACTCCATGCAGATCAAACAGATGTGCTCGGACTTCCATTGATGGTTGGCAGTGGCGTATCTGGTCACAGAACGCTACTATAGCGGAGAAAGACAGTGTTAGAGGATGGAATAGTACAAAGCAAATTCTGCGAGTGGAGAAAGCCAGTCCCAAAGAACGGAGCAGTAGAAATCACAGTCCATGCACTGATGCTCGAGCTTCTCGAGCAAAAGTACGAACCATATTGACGAGCTCTATATCTCATCAGTTGGCAAACTATATACAGATGAAG GCAAGGATAAAAAAATTGCGCGTTGAGAGGAGCAAGATCCATGGCTGGGGTGTTCTGACTGTAAAGGAAATTAATTGTGGAGAACTTATTGTGGAGTATATTGGGGAAGTGATATGCAAGCCG GTTTTAGACAAACGTGAACTTGTCTATGAGAAGGCTGGTATATGTGACTACTTCTTCAGGATTGATGCCGATTATGTG ATTGACGCTACCCACCGGGGTGGGATCGCTCGGTACATTAATCATTCTTGTGAG CCAAACTGTGAAACTAGAGTGATCCTTGTCAATGGAGAAAAGAAAATATTCATTTATGCAAAAAACAAGATTAAGGCGGGTGAAGAGCTTACCTACAATTATAAATTTCCTTTTGATGAGATCAAAATTCCGTGCCTATGTGGTTCAAAGAG GTGTCGTGGATCGATGAACTGA